One segment of Stegostoma tigrinum isolate sSteTig4 chromosome 26, sSteTig4.hap1, whole genome shotgun sequence DNA contains the following:
- the LOC125464175 gene encoding transcription factor HES-5-like → MAPTNIADIINREFSGEKFTAKQKSKIMKITIEKRRRDRINSSINQLKTLLGREFQTEEPNMKLEKADILKMTVNYLKHHSQQLRASGPANTPERDYNEGYSRCLQEALRFFSAQEDKTDIQKKLVTRFQRRQPPCPAKATVSYPVCPLSSAPCQTGSERPAQCCQASLWRPW, encoded by the exons ATGGCTCCGACCAATATTGCCGACATTATCAACCGGGAATTCTCGGGGGAAAAATTCACAGCCAAACAGAAAAGCAAA ATAATGAAGATCACAATAGAGAAAAGGCGCCGGGATCGGATAAACAGCAGCATCAACCAGCTGAAGACTTTACTGGGAAGGGAGTTTCAAACGGAGGAGCCCAATATGAAGCTGGAGAAAGCGGACATCCTGAAAATGACTGTGAATTACCTGAAGCACCACAGCCAACAGCTCAGAG CTAGCGGTCCAGCCAACACTCCGGAACGTGACTACAACGAAGGATACTCTCGATGTTTGCAAGAGGCTCTGCGCTTTTTCTCTGCCCAAGAAGACAAGACCGACATTCAGAAGAAGTTAGTGACCCGTTTCCAAAGAAGACAGCCACCGTGTCCGGCCAAGGCGACCGTGAGTTATCCTGTATGCCCTCTGTCCTCTGCTCCCTGTCAGACCGGCAGCGAGCGGCCAGCTCAGTGTTGCCAGGCATCCCTGTGGAGACCCTGGTAA